The DNA segment ACCACAAGCCGGTCGGTGAATTGGTCACCCGGCGCGATCCGGAGGGGCGGCCGGTGATTTTTACCCAGCTGCCGCGGTTGCCGGTCGGGCGCTGGATAGCCGTGGGTCGGCTGGATATCAATACGTCCGGCATGATTTTGGTCACCAATAACGGCGAACTGGCCAATCGCCTGATGCATCCGTCGCGCCAGGTCGAGCGCGAATATGCGGTACGCATCTTGGGCGAAGTCGACGAAGCCATGATGGAGCGGCTCAGAGTCGGAGTGGAATTGGAGGATGGTCCGGCGCATTTCGACGAGGTGCGTTTTTATGCCGGCGAAGGCGCCAATAAATGGTTTTATGTCACGGTCAAACAGGGGCGTAACCGTCTGGTCCGGCGCTTGTGGGAATCGCAGGGCGTCAAGGTCAGCCGTTTGATCCGGGTGCGTTACGGTGACGTGGTATTGCCGGAGCGGGTCAGAACCCATTCGTTTTACGAATTGGAGCCCAAGGAATTACAAGCTTTGATGGACTTCGTCGAGCTGTGAGCATTAATTTTTTGATTCAAACCATGGAACAATTCGCCAATTTCAAACAGGTAGGCCGAACTGTTCCTGGTTTATTTAGTTGCTCGGACGGGCTTTGACTGTTTGCCCCAATTGCCGGGTATGGGCATGGGCGTGGATTGCTTGGTAAAGGCTTAAACAGCAAGCTAACCGGCATAAATCGGCGATTTTTCTGTTTAGAGTCGCATCCTCGCTGGTGTACAATCCCGCTCATGGCTTATACGCCGAACCCTTTTATACACACTTACAATTTAGAACACAGGTTCAGACGATGAAAACGATGGATGACAGAGACGGTTGGATATGGCTAGACGGACAATGGGTAGCATGGCGCGATGCGAAAGTCCATGTCTTGACCCACACCCTGCACTACGGCTGCGGCGTGTTCGAAGGCTTGCGCGCTTATAAAACCGACAACGGCACCGCGATTTTCAAACTGGCCGAGCACACCGACCGCCTGTTCCGTTCCGCGCATATCATGAACATGAAAATGCCGTTCTCCAAAGAGGAGATCAATCAGGCCCATCGCGACGCGGTCGCTAAAAATAATCTCGACAGCGCCTACATCCGCAGCATGTGCTTCTTCGGTTCGGAAGGCATGGGCTTGCGTGCCGACAACCTGAAAGTGCATGTGATGGTCGCCGCCTGGACTTGGGGTGCTTATCTGGGCGCGGAAAACATGGAAAAAGGCATCCGCATCCGCACGTCTTCCTATACCCGCAACCACGTCAACAGCACCATGTGCAAAGCCAAGGCCAACGGCAATTACATCAATTCCATCCTGGCCTTGCAGGAAGCCTTGTCGACCGGTTACGACGAAGCTCTGTTGCTGGACCACGAAGGCTTCTGCGCCGAAGGCAGCGGTGAGAACCTGTTCATCGTCCGCAACGGCAAAATTTACACGCCGGAAACCACCTCGGCGCTGGAAGGCATCACCCGTGATACTTTGCTGACCATCGCCCGCGAGCAAGGTTACGAAGTGATCGAAAAACGCATTACCCGCGACGAAGTCTATGTCGCCGACGAAGCCTTCTTCACTGGTTCCGCCGCCGAAGTGACGCCGATTCGTCAATACGACAATCGCGACATCGGCTC comes from the Methylomonas sp. LL1 genome and includes:
- the rluB gene encoding 23S rRNA pseudouridine(2605) synthase RluB; the encoded protein is MPKAQPSTKTGAAGGERIQKLLARAGLGSRREIERWIEEGRLTVNNNPVQPGYHLKPGDHLQINGRVVKWEKYAEQPTRVLVYHKPVGELVTRRDPEGRPVIFTQLPRLPVGRWIAVGRLDINTSGMILVTNNGELANRLMHPSRQVEREYAVRILGEVDEAMMERLRVGVELEDGPAHFDEVRFYAGEGANKWFYVTVKQGRNRLVRRLWESQGVKVSRLIRVRYGDVVLPERVRTHSFYELEPKELQALMDFVEL
- a CDS encoding branched-chain amino acid transaminase, translated to MKTMDDRDGWIWLDGQWVAWRDAKVHVLTHTLHYGCGVFEGLRAYKTDNGTAIFKLAEHTDRLFRSAHIMNMKMPFSKEEINQAHRDAVAKNNLDSAYIRSMCFFGSEGMGLRADNLKVHVMVAAWTWGAYLGAENMEKGIRIRTSSYTRNHVNSTMCKAKANGNYINSILALQEALSTGYDEALLLDHEGFCAEGSGENLFIVRNGKIYTPETTSALEGITRDTLLTIAREQGYEVIEKRITRDEVYVADEAFFTGSAAEVTPIRQYDNRDIGSGSRGPVTEKLQALYFDYVHGRKADHKEWLTPVA